A section of the Deltaproteobacteria bacterium genome encodes:
- a CDS encoding AAA family ATPase, which yields MERFFNTAGPINPQDHYCLSPLERIRLEELLPLIAQKKYFVLHAPRQTGKTSVLLALMHALNAQGQYRCVYINVELAQSAREDVAGAMRAILGQLASRARIALSDPFVDTHWPDIFATLGPHGALDEVLTQWAAHNPTPLILLIDEIDALVGDTLIAVLRQLRGGYDKRPQHFPQSVILCGVRDVRDYRIHSAAEKAIITGGSAFNIRAESLRLGNFSRAEMEALYAQHTSETGQVFTPEALAQCWDLTQGQPWLVNALGYECCFRMKEGRERSRAITRELVDIAKEALILRRETHLDQLADKLREERVQRVIGPLLAGEETPDNIPVDDLEYLRDLGLVGLSAPLAIANPIYREVIPRQLIYTTEQMTAHETAWYVRADGTLDVNKLLHAFQEFFREHAEHWVERFQYKEAGPQLLLQAFLQRVVNGGGRIEREYGLGRRRTDLLILWPHSGGVQKVVLELKVLYKTLATTVATGLEQTWEYLDRCGAEEGHLIIFDRTAGRAWEEKLFTRIETVRGKMITVWGM from the coding sequence ATGGAGCGTTTCTTTAACACTGCAGGGCCGATCAATCCGCAGGATCATTATTGCCTCTCGCCGCTGGAGCGCATCAGGCTTGAAGAGCTCCTGCCGTTGATTGCGCAAAAGAAATACTTCGTGCTCCATGCGCCCCGGCAAACTGGCAAAACCTCGGTTCTCCTCGCGCTCATGCATGCGCTCAACGCCCAGGGGCAGTACCGTTGCGTCTATATCAATGTCGAGCTGGCGCAATCTGCACGCGAGGATGTTGCCGGAGCCATGCGCGCGATCCTTGGCCAACTCGCTTCACGGGCGCGGATTGCTCTCTCTGATCCGTTTGTTGACACTCACTGGCCAGACATCTTTGCGACGTTGGGTCCGCACGGCGCGCTCGACGAAGTCTTAACCCAATGGGCAGCACACAACCCCACGCCGTTGATTCTGCTGATCGATGAAATTGATGCCTTGGTGGGCGATACGTTGATTGCGGTCTTGCGCCAACTGCGCGGCGGATACGACAAACGTCCCCAGCACTTCCCACAGAGTGTGATCCTGTGCGGCGTCCGCGACGTGCGCGATTACCGTATTCACTCCGCAGCGGAGAAAGCGATCATCACCGGTGGCAGTGCGTTCAATATTCGCGCCGAGTCGTTGCGGCTCGGTAATTTTTCGCGTGCGGAGATGGAGGCGCTCTATGCCCAACACACCAGCGAGACTGGACAGGTGTTTACCCCGGAGGCGCTCGCCCAGTGCTGGGACCTGACCCAAGGGCAACCGTGGCTCGTCAATGCCTTAGGGTACGAGTGTTGTTTTCGTATGAAGGAAGGACGCGAACGCTCACGTGCGATCACCCGAGAGCTTGTCGATATAGCAAAGGAAGCGTTGATTCTGCGCCGTGAGACCCATCTCGATCAACTAGCCGACAAATTGCGCGAGGAGCGGGTGCAGCGGGTGATTGGCCCCTTATTGGCTGGAGAAGAGACACCAGACAATATCCCCGTCGATGATCTTGAGTACCTGCGCGACCTGGGACTGGTGGGACTAAGTGCACCGCTGGCGATCGCCAACCCCATCTACCGCGAAGTCATCCCTCGTCAGTTGATTTACACCACCGAACAAATGACAGCACACGAAACCGCATGGTACGTGCGCGCCGATGGTACCCTTGATGTGAACAAGCTGTTACATGCGTTCCAGGAGTTCTTTCGCGAGCACGCCGAGCATTGGGTCGAGCGCTTTCAATACAAAGAGGCGGGCCCGCAGTTACTCTTGCAAGCGTTCTTGCAGCGGGTCGTCAACGGTGGTGGGCGGATAGAAAGAGAGTATGGCTTAGGGAGACGCCGCACGGATTTGCTGATCCTGTGGCCACATAGTGGAGGAGTCCAAAAGGTCGTGCTCGAACTGAAGGTGCTCTATAAGACTCTGGCGACGACAGTGGCTACCGGTCTCGAACAGACCTGGGAGTATTTGGACCGCTGTGGTGCTGAGGAAGGTCATCTGATCATTTTTGATCGTACAGCGGGCAGAGCGTGGGAAGAGAAGCTCTTTACACGCATAGAAACGGTGCGCGGCAAAATGATCACCGTATGGGGAATGTAA
- a CDS encoding alpha/beta hydrolase: MTMRHRLDPELVGPLDAWHKVTQGGINLHNIPAARKMMDDLFAQQLAKATPIEGVTSVDKKVPGPKGDPDVFVRIYQPTDRPASLPALLWIHGGGYVLGSVERDDLLAKHLAKVGQCVVASVEYRLAPEHPHPAPVEDCYAALKWLAANTKELGVNKSRIAIGGASAGGGLAAGLAILTRDRAEVELAFQLLIYPMIDDRNIAPASATAPDTYVWTRENNLMGWRAYLGKEPGGKDVSPYAAASRATDLKGLAPAYIPVGDLDLFLDENVTYAQRLLAAGVPTELHVYPGAFHGFNGFVPNAGVSRRFNGERDEVLKRMLHR, from the coding sequence ATGACAATGCGACATCGGCTCGATCCTGAACTCGTCGGTCCACTTGATGCGTGGCACAAGGTTACCCAGGGCGGAATTAACTTGCACAATATCCCGGCGGCCCGGAAGATGATGGACGATCTCTTTGCGCAACAACTTGCCAAAGCGACACCCATCGAAGGAGTTACTTCAGTCGACAAGAAAGTCCCCGGCCCAAAGGGCGATCCAGATGTCTTCGTGCGCATCTATCAGCCAACGGATCGTCCTGCCTCACTGCCAGCGCTGTTGTGGATTCACGGGGGTGGCTACGTGTTAGGGAGTGTCGAACGTGACGACTTGTTAGCAAAGCATCTCGCCAAAGTTGGGCAGTGTGTGGTTGCATCGGTGGAGTATCGACTGGCCCCGGAGCACCCGCACCCTGCGCCAGTGGAAGATTGCTATGCCGCGTTGAAGTGGCTGGCTGCGAATACGAAAGAACTGGGAGTGAATAAGTCGCGCATCGCTATTGGTGGCGCAAGTGCGGGCGGCGGTCTTGCTGCCGGTCTTGCGATACTCACCCGTGATCGAGCCGAGGTAGAACTGGCTTTCCAACTACTCATCTATCCGATGATCGATGATCGCAATATCGCGCCAGCCAGCGCGACAGCACCGGATACATACGTTTGGACGCGCGAGAATAACCTCATGGGTTGGCGTGCGTACCTTGGCAAAGAGCCAGGTGGTAAAGATGTGTCTCCGTATGCAGCGGCTTCGCGGGCAACGGATCTGAAAGGGTTAGCGCCTGCGTATATTCCCGTTGGTGACCTTGATCTGTTTTTGGATGAGAACGTCACCTATGCCCAACGCCTTTTGGCGGCAGGCGTGCCGACCGAGCTGCATGTGTATCCTGGTGCGTTTCACGGCTTCAATGGCTTTGTACCAAATGCAGGGGTCTCGCGCCGTTTCAATGGTGAACGGGATGAGGTGTTGAAGCGGATGTTGCATCGATAG